From Streptomyces fungicidicus, one genomic window encodes:
- a CDS encoding LysR family transcriptional regulator — MDLALLRTFVTVHRAGSFTRAAALLGLSQPAVTSQIRTLERQLGRPLFLRQARGVTPTSIGDELAHKAAPHLDALVEIAESGLEEDSSLRTLHLAGPPEFTAERALPVLTELTGEDGRSIALRASFGTAEEALEGLAAGHHDLAICTARPRGALLTATALCDEEHVLVAAPRWAERIGSGGLRRTGPSALERVPVVEVHESLPFVARYWASVFDSRPVAPGTVVVPDLRAVLACAAAGAGLAVLPRYLCGDALGRGDVVALHEPTVPPLRTYFLVVRTGTLAMPHIARAHERLERAAADWS, encoded by the coding sequence GTGGATCTGGCATTGCTGCGGACCTTCGTGACCGTGCACCGGGCCGGCTCCTTCACCCGTGCGGCGGCCCTGCTCGGCCTCTCCCAGCCCGCCGTCACCTCGCAGATACGCACGCTGGAGCGGCAGCTGGGACGACCCCTGTTCCTGCGGCAGGCGCGCGGTGTGACACCGACGTCCATCGGGGACGAGCTGGCCCACAAGGCGGCGCCGCATCTCGACGCCCTGGTGGAGATCGCCGAGTCCGGGCTGGAGGAGGACTCCTCCTTACGGACGCTGCACCTGGCCGGCCCTCCGGAGTTCACCGCCGAGCGGGCGCTGCCCGTGCTCACGGAGCTGACCGGCGAGGACGGCCGGAGCATCGCCCTGCGCGCCTCGTTCGGCACCGCCGAGGAGGCTCTGGAGGGGCTGGCCGCCGGACACCACGACCTCGCCATCTGCACGGCCCGGCCACGCGGCGCCCTGCTCACGGCGACCGCCCTCTGCGACGAGGAGCACGTCCTGGTCGCCGCCCCGCGCTGGGCCGAGCGGATCGGCTCCGGCGGTCTCCGCCGCACCGGCCCGTCCGCCCTGGAGCGCGTCCCGGTCGTCGAGGTCCATGAGTCGCTGCCCTTCGTCGCCCGCTACTGGGCCTCCGTCTTCGACTCCCGCCCCGTCGCCCCGGGCACCGTCGTCGTGCCGGATCTACGCGCGGTGCTGGCCTGCGCCGCCGCGGGAGCGGGACTGGCGGTACTGCCCCGCTATCTGTGCGGGGACGCGCTCGGCCGGGGCGACGTGGTGGCCCTGCACGAACCGACGGTGCCACCGCTGCGCACGTACTTCCTGGTGGTACGCACGGGCACGCTGGCGATGCCGCACATCGCACGGGCCCACGAGCGGCTGGAGCGGGCGGCCGCCGACTGGAGCTGA
- a CDS encoding DUF5326 family protein, with the protein MREIFTGLPWWVKWIAVPVIALVVFGGLIASVIGFVIGLLFKVLLFVALVGGLIYVVRKFMSSSSSRSDW; encoded by the coding sequence ATGCGAGAGATCTTCACGGGACTGCCGTGGTGGGTGAAGTGGATCGCGGTGCCGGTCATCGCTCTGGTCGTGTTCGGCGGACTGATCGCCAGCGTGATCGGCTTCGTGATCGGACTGCTCTTCAAGGTGCTGCTCTTCGTGGCGCTGGTCGGCGGACTGATCTACGTCGTGAGGAAGTTCATGTCGAGCTCCTCGTCGCGCAGCGACTGGTGA
- a CDS encoding cupin domain-containing protein translates to MKAFRLDELEAERAANDGAYLQFLRERNMSVGLYALDAGAQDPQQPHSQDEVYFVVSGRAAITVGMETTQVARGSVVYVPAGVAHKFHHISEDLRVLVVFSPPES, encoded by the coding sequence ATGAAGGCATTCCGGCTGGACGAACTGGAGGCGGAGCGCGCCGCCAACGACGGGGCCTACCTGCAGTTCCTGCGGGAACGGAACATGTCGGTCGGCCTCTACGCGCTGGACGCGGGCGCCCAGGACCCGCAGCAGCCGCACAGCCAGGACGAGGTGTACTTCGTCGTCAGCGGCCGTGCGGCGATCACCGTCGGCATGGAGACCACCCAGGTGGCACGCGGCAGCGTCGTGTACGTACCGGCCGGGGTGGCGCACAAGTTCCACCACATCAGCGAGGATCTGCGGGTTCTGGTGGTGTTCTCTCCCCCCGAGAGCTGA
- a CDS encoding VWA domain-containing protein, whose translation MTASSMSKGSNLPVDARVVRVELAWAAGSGVPDIDASALLLTEAGQVRDDADFVFYNQPRHASGAVTHLGKRSVAGAAGDTIEVDLGAVEPAVERIVLCASADGGTFGQVPGLALRLLDASTGSELARFDMVAGTETAFIGGELYRRQGKWKFRAVGQGYASGLAGLATDFGITVDDAPRPAAAPAVPPPPPAPPAAPAAPAASAPSRPGAPRLTKGEERLPVDMRKRLSLRKEQVAVSLRKHGAADVVARVVLVLDASGSMSFLYSKGVVADVVERMAAVAAQLDDDGEMQAWTFASNPARLPDLRLGELPEWLRLHVRVGEVGLFRRGRKKGLDPSQVDMRDVGIQNEEQKVIAEVRAFVRDNPASAPTLVLFFSDGGVYRNKEIERELREAVEEPVFWQFVGLGKSNYGVLERFDTLAGRRVDNVGFFAVDDIGTVPDAELYDRLLSEFPQWITAAGRAGIL comes from the coding sequence ATGACAGCGAGTTCCATGAGCAAGGGGTCCAACCTTCCCGTCGATGCCCGCGTGGTGCGCGTTGAGCTCGCTTGGGCGGCCGGGTCCGGCGTGCCCGACATCGACGCCTCCGCGCTGCTCCTCACGGAGGCCGGGCAGGTGCGGGACGACGCGGACTTCGTCTTCTACAACCAGCCCCGTCACGCCTCCGGCGCGGTGACGCACCTCGGGAAGCGGAGCGTCGCCGGTGCCGCCGGCGACACCATCGAGGTGGATCTGGGGGCGGTCGAGCCGGCGGTCGAGCGGATCGTGCTGTGCGCGTCGGCCGACGGCGGGACGTTCGGCCAGGTGCCGGGTCTGGCGCTGCGGCTGCTGGACGCCTCGACGGGGTCCGAGCTGGCCCGGTTCGACATGGTGGCAGGGACGGAGACGGCGTTCATCGGCGGCGAGTTGTACCGGCGGCAGGGGAAGTGGAAGTTCCGGGCGGTGGGGCAGGGGTACGCCTCCGGGCTCGCCGGGCTCGCCACCGACTTCGGCATCACCGTGGACGACGCGCCCCGGCCCGCCGCCGCACCCGCGGTCCCGCCGCCCCCGCCGGCTCCTCCCGCCGCACCGGCCGCGCCCGCCGCCTCCGCCCCCTCCCGTCCCGGTGCCCCCCGGCTGACCAAGGGCGAGGAGCGGCTGCCCGTCGACATGCGGAAGCGGTTGTCGCTGCGCAAGGAGCAGGTGGCGGTCAGTCTGCGCAAACACGGCGCCGCCGACGTCGTCGCGCGCGTCGTCCTCGTGCTGGACGCCTCCGGGTCCATGTCCTTCCTGTACTCCAAGGGGGTCGTGGCCGATGTCGTGGAGCGGATGGCGGCGGTCGCCGCGCAGCTGGACGACGACGGTGAGATGCAGGCCTGGACGTTCGCCTCGAACCCGGCCCGGCTGCCGGACCTGCGGCTCGGGGAGCTTCCGGAGTGGCTGCGGCTGCATGTGCGCGTGGGGGAGGTGGGCCTGTTCCGGCGCGGACGGAAGAAGGGACTGGACCCCAGCCAGGTCGACATGCGCGACGTGGGCATCCAGAACGAGGAGCAGAAGGTGATCGCCGAGGTGCGGGCGTTCGTCCGGGACAATCCCGCGTCCGCTCCGACGCTCGTCCTGTTCTTCTCCGACGGCGGCGTCTACCGCAACAAGGAGATCGAGCGCGAACTCCGTGAGGCGGTGGAGGAACCCGTGTTCTGGCAGTTCGTGGGGCTGGGCAAGTCCAACTACGGCGTGCTGGAGCGGTTCGACACGCTGGCGGGGCGCCGGGTCGACAACGTCGGCTTCTTCGCCGTCGACGACATCGGCACCGTGCCGGACGCGGAGCTGTACGACCGTCTGCTCTCCGAGTTCCCGCAGTGGATCACGGCCGCCGGACGGGCGGGCATCCTCTGA
- a CDS encoding cystathionine gamma-lyase: MNDSTTGAGQGPALPDGAGDGTRAVRAGLPEPVKHEPTLPGPVFAAHFHLPGDPTGPYTYGRDENPTWTLLERAVGELEAPGQDDVEALVFASGMAAISSVLFSQLSAGDAVVLPDDGYQALPLARAQLEAFGIEVRTAPTGGDAQLEVLDGAKLLWIETPSNPGLDVCDVRRLAEAAHARGALVAVDNTLATPLGQRPLELGADFSVASGTKQLTGHGDVLLGYVTGRNAEAMAAVRRWRKIVGAIPGPMEAWLAHRSIATLHLRVDRQNATALALAGALRERPEVTGLRYPGLPDDPSHRIASQQMRRYGCVVSFTLPSRARADAFLDALRLVDDATSFGGVRSTAERRGRWGGDAVPEGFIRFSVGAEDPEDLVADVLRALDESAG, from the coding sequence ATGAACGATTCGACGACCGGCGCGGGCCAGGGGCCCGCGCTGCCGGACGGGGCGGGTGACGGCACCCGCGCGGTTCGTGCCGGGCTGCCCGAGCCGGTCAAGCACGAGCCGACCCTGCCCGGGCCCGTGTTCGCGGCGCACTTCCATCTGCCCGGCGACCCCACCGGCCCGTACACCTACGGCCGGGACGAGAACCCGACCTGGACCTTGCTGGAACGGGCCGTCGGGGAACTGGAGGCGCCGGGGCAGGACGACGTCGAGGCCCTCGTGTTCGCCTCGGGCATGGCCGCGATCTCCTCGGTGCTCTTCTCCCAGCTGAGCGCCGGGGACGCGGTCGTCCTGCCGGACGACGGCTACCAGGCCCTGCCCCTGGCACGGGCCCAGCTGGAGGCCTTCGGCATCGAGGTGCGCACCGCGCCGACCGGCGGGGACGCCCAGCTGGAGGTTCTCGACGGCGCGAAGCTGCTGTGGATCGAGACGCCCTCGAATCCGGGGCTCGACGTGTGCGACGTCCGGCGGCTCGCCGAGGCGGCGCACGCGCGCGGCGCCCTGGTGGCCGTGGACAACACCCTGGCGACGCCGCTCGGCCAGCGCCCGCTGGAGCTCGGCGCCGACTTCTCGGTGGCCAGTGGCACCAAGCAGCTCACCGGTCACGGCGACGTCCTCCTCGGCTACGTCACCGGCCGGAACGCCGAGGCCATGGCCGCGGTCCGCCGCTGGCGCAAGATCGTCGGCGCCATTCCGGGACCTATGGAGGCCTGGCTCGCGCACCGCTCGATCGCCACGCTGCACCTGCGTGTCGACCGGCAGAACGCCACCGCCCTGGCGCTCGCCGGGGCACTGCGCGAGCGGCCGGAGGTGACGGGTCTGCGCTATCCGGGGCTGCCCGACGATCCCTCGCACCGGATCGCCTCGCAGCAGATGCGGCGCTACGGGTGCGTGGTCTCCTTCACGCTGCCCTCGCGGGCGCGTGCGGACGCCTTCCTCGACGCGCTGCGGCTCGTGGACGACGCGACGAGCTTCGGCGGCGTACGGTCCACCGCGGAGCGGCGCGGGCGCTGGGGCGGGGACGCGGTGCCGGAGGGCTTCATCCGCTTCTCCGTGGGCGCCGAGGACCCGGAGGACCTGGTCGCGGACGTACTGCGCGCCCTCGACGAGTCGGCCGGCTGA
- a CDS encoding SsgA family sporulation/cell division regulator, which yields MRESVQAEVMMSFLVSEELSFRIPVELRYDTCDPYAVRLTFHLPGDAPVTWAFGRELLIDGVGRPCGEGDVRVSPLDPDALGEVLIRLQVGGDQALFRSSTAPLVAFLDRTDKLVPLGQEGALADFDAHLDDALDRILAEQSAG from the coding sequence ATGCGCGAATCCGTACAGGCAGAGGTCATGATGAGCTTTCTCGTGTCGGAGGAGCTGTCCTTCCGCATTCCGGTGGAGCTCCGCTACGACACCTGTGATCCCTACGCCGTACGGCTGACCTTCCACCTGCCCGGGGACGCCCCCGTCACCTGGGCGTTCGGCCGAGAGCTGCTGATCGACGGCGTGGGGCGGCCGTGCGGCGAGGGCGATGTGCGGGTCTCGCCGCTCGACCCCGACGCGCTGGGCGAGGTGCTGATCCGGCTTCAGGTCGGCGGCGACCAGGCGCTGTTCCGCTCGTCGACGGCGCCGCTGGTGGCCTTCCTCGACCGCACCGACAAGCTGGTGCCGCTGGGCCAGGAGGGGGCGCTCGCCGACTTCGACGCCCACCTCGACGACGCGCTGGACCGGATCCTGGCGGAGCAGAGCGCCGGCTGA
- a CDS encoding NUDIX domain-containing protein — protein sequence MTVRPVVKRTARAVLLDGENLILIKRTKPGVDPYWVTPGGGVEPEDPTVVDALHREVYEELGAKVTDVVPCFVDTVEHIGEDGGATGVKVQHFFVCRLESMDTSLRHGPEVDEPAGEYEIVRVPFTRVGIASVHLVPLSLRHYLDGNIEGVRAMHAPDLG from the coding sequence ATGACCGTCCGACCCGTGGTCAAGCGCACCGCCCGAGCAGTTCTGCTGGACGGCGAGAACTTGATCCTGATCAAGCGCACCAAACCCGGCGTGGACCCGTACTGGGTCACCCCCGGCGGAGGGGTCGAGCCGGAGGACCCGACCGTCGTCGACGCCCTGCACCGCGAGGTGTACGAGGAGCTCGGCGCCAAGGTCACCGATGTGGTGCCCTGTTTCGTCGACACCGTGGAGCACATCGGCGAGGACGGCGGCGCCACCGGGGTGAAGGTGCAGCACTTCTTCGTCTGCCGCCTGGAATCCATGGACACCTCCCTGCGGCACGGCCCGGAGGTCGACGAGCCCGCCGGCGAGTACGAGATCGTCCGCGTGCCGTTCACCCGCGTCGGGATCGCCTCGGTCCACCTGGTGCCGCTGTCGCTGCGCCACTACCTGGACGGCAACATCGAGGGCGTACGGGCCATGCACGCTCCCGACCTGGGATGA
- a CDS encoding phage holin family protein gives MMNFLVKTLANAGALAVAVWLLDKITLTGDSTGKEIGTLILVALIFGVVNLLVKPFVKLLSLPLLILTLGLFTLVVNALMLLLTSWLADQFDLSFHVDGFWTAVLGALIISVVSWALNVVLPDGD, from the coding sequence ATGATGAATTTCCTAGTCAAGACGCTCGCCAACGCCGGCGCCCTGGCAGTCGCGGTCTGGCTGCTCGACAAGATCACCCTCACCGGTGACAGCACGGGCAAGGAGATCGGCACCCTCATACTTGTCGCACTGATCTTCGGCGTGGTGAACCTGCTGGTCAAGCCGTTCGTGAAGCTGCTGAGCCTCCCTCTGCTCATCCTGACCCTGGGGCTGTTCACCCTGGTGGTGAACGCGCTGATGCTGCTGCTCACCTCCTGGCTCGCCGACCAGTTCGACCTGAGCTTCCACGTGGACGGCTTCTGGACGGCCGTACTGGGCGCGCTGATCATCTCCGTGGTCTCCTGGGCGCTCAACGTCGTGCTGCCCGACGGGGACTGA
- a CDS encoding YibE/F family protein: MTPTQPPPFPPPEPPRPPGAGDGGGHGHPHGHGHSHAHGPAAPVSQHLRKVIAAILIPFAAAVLIGLAVLWPGGAPAHERTGVGFDRQTQHATVTKVVELSCQSVNASGGVPTGDTSTAEGSSAQQQADGTCKKATIRVDTGKDKGRTFDEIVQPDQSRQLSEGQKVVVAYEPSAPDDLQYSVTDVDRRFPLALLAGIFALAVVAVGRLRGVMALVALAISFLVLNFFVLPAILQGSNPLVVAVVGASAIMLIALYLCHGPSARTSVAVLGTLISLLLIGVLGSVFIGWAALTGNTDDNTGLIHGLYPGIDMSGLLLAGVIIGSLGVLDDVTVTQTSAVWELHEANPSTGWRGLYRAGIRIGRDHIASVVNTLVLAYAGAALPLLLLFSIAQSSVGTVANSELVAEEIVRTLIGSIGLVASVPVTTALAALVVSADRPSARTPGRAGAQEAAQAPEARPPTMRGGRGRRRKR; the protein is encoded by the coding sequence GTGACCCCGACTCAGCCTCCTCCGTTTCCACCGCCCGAACCCCCGCGCCCGCCCGGCGCGGGAGACGGCGGCGGCCACGGCCACCCGCACGGGCACGGACACAGCCACGCCCACGGCCCGGCGGCGCCCGTCTCCCAGCACCTGCGCAAGGTCATCGCGGCGATCCTGATCCCGTTCGCGGCGGCGGTGCTGATCGGGCTCGCCGTGCTGTGGCCGGGCGGCGCCCCGGCGCACGAACGCACCGGCGTCGGCTTCGACCGGCAGACGCAGCACGCCACGGTCACCAAGGTGGTCGAGCTGAGCTGTCAGTCCGTCAACGCCTCCGGAGGCGTGCCGACCGGCGACACCTCCACCGCGGAGGGCTCCTCCGCCCAACAGCAGGCGGACGGCACCTGCAAGAAGGCGACGATCCGTGTCGACACCGGCAAGGACAAGGGCCGTACCTTCGACGAGATCGTGCAGCCGGACCAGTCCCGGCAGCTGAGCGAGGGCCAGAAGGTCGTCGTCGCCTACGAACCCTCGGCGCCCGACGACCTCCAGTACTCGGTCACCGACGTGGACCGGCGCTTCCCCCTCGCGCTGCTCGCCGGCATCTTCGCGCTCGCCGTGGTGGCCGTGGGACGGCTGCGGGGCGTCATGGCGCTGGTCGCGCTGGCGATCAGCTTCCTGGTGCTCAACTTCTTCGTGCTGCCCGCCATCCTGCAGGGCTCGAACCCGCTGGTCGTGGCGGTGGTGGGGGCGAGCGCGATCATGCTGATCGCGCTGTACCTCTGCCATGGGCCGTCGGCGCGCACATCGGTGGCGGTGCTCGGCACGCTGATCTCGCTGCTGCTGATCGGCGTCCTGGGCTCGGTGTTCATCGGCTGGGCCGCGCTCACCGGCAACACCGACGACAACACCGGTCTGATCCACGGGCTGTATCCCGGTATCGACATGAGCGGTCTGCTGCTGGCCGGCGTCATCATCGGTTCGCTCGGCGTCCTCGACGACGTGACGGTGACGCAGACGTCGGCGGTCTGGGAGCTGCACGAGGCCAACCCGTCGACGGGCTGGCGCGGGCTGTACCGCGCGGGCATCCGCATCGGCCGCGACCACATCGCGTCCGTCGTCAACACGCTGGTCCTCGCCTACGCGGGCGCCGCGCTGCCGCTGCTGCTGCTGTTCTCCATCGCGCAGAGCAGCGTGGGGACGGTCGCCAACAGCGAGCTGGTCGCGGAGGAGATCGTGCGCACCCTGATCGGCTCGATCGGCCTGGTGGCCTCGGTGCCGGTGACCACGGCCCTGGCCGCACTGGTCGTCTCGGCCGACCGCCCCTCGGCACGGACACCCGGCCGGGCGGGGGCGCAGGAGGCTGCACAGGCACCGGAAGCCCGGCCTCCCACGATGCGCGGGGGCAGGGGCAGGCGCCGCAAGCGCTGA
- a CDS encoding IclR family transcriptional regulator, producing the protein MQRAMRLLETVAGHEYGAPAKQLARETGLALPTAYHLLRTLVHEGYLRRDKGLFFLGEAAARLSSSGAQQKRRSTVADTLARWRDAIGAPVYYAVYREGEIDLVCVSDTPGNPAVEEWADFRQTGHAHALGQCLLSQLDEEGRRDHLDRHPVRPVTPYTVRDEQGLLRRLERTRRMEPVMERQEYALGTVCAAIPVTVGSTAAAVALSLPAHQADRLVPAALRLQAEAGRLLGSLTPSISI; encoded by the coding sequence GTGCAGCGGGCCATGCGTCTGCTGGAGACCGTCGCCGGCCACGAGTACGGGGCCCCCGCCAAGCAGCTGGCCCGTGAGACCGGGCTGGCGCTCCCCACCGCCTACCACCTGCTGCGCACCCTGGTGCACGAGGGTTATCTGCGCCGTGACAAGGGCCTGTTCTTCCTGGGGGAGGCGGCAGCACGGCTGAGCAGCAGCGGAGCACAGCAGAAACGTCGCAGCACGGTGGCCGACACCCTGGCCCGCTGGCGGGACGCGATCGGCGCCCCCGTGTACTACGCCGTGTACCGCGAGGGCGAGATCGACCTCGTCTGCGTCTCCGACACCCCCGGCAACCCCGCGGTCGAGGAATGGGCCGACTTCCGGCAGACCGGCCACGCCCACGCGCTCGGACAGTGCCTGCTCTCCCAGCTAGACGAGGAGGGCCGCCGCGACCACCTCGACCGCCATCCCGTGCGGCCCGTCACTCCGTACACCGTGCGCGACGAGCAGGGGCTGCTCAGGCGCCTGGAGCGGACGCGGCGCATGGAACCGGTCATGGAACGCCAGGAGTACGCCCTCGGCACGGTCTGCGCGGCGATCCCGGTCACCGTCGGCTCCACGGCCGCGGCGGTGGCCCTCTCGCTCCCCGCACACCAGGCCGACCGGCTCGTCCCCGCGGCCCTGCGGCTCCAGGCCGAGGCGGGACGTCTGCTCGGGTCGCTCACGCCGTCTATCAGTATCTGA
- the thiC gene encoding phosphomethylpyrimidine synthase ThiC, translating into MTNKDARTPASTQDPTGTSENGEAGKSIGWHKAYVEGTRPDLRVPVRQVHLTNGQSVTLYDTSGPYTDPLVGTDVRRGLTPLRENWITARGDTEEYEGRPVRPEDDGIRHTSPRGGLRNLDAVFPGRPRQPRRGRGGRAVTQLAYARRGEITPEMEFAAIRENVAPEVVREEIAAGRAVLPANVNHPEIEPMIIGKRFLVKVNANIGNSAVTSSIEEEVEKMTWATRWGADTVMDLSTGRNIHTTREWVLRNSPVPIGTVPLYQALEKVDGRAEELTWEIYKDTVVEQAEQGVDYMTVHAGVRLAYVPLTAHRKTGIVSRGGSIMAAWCLAHHKESFLYEHFEELCEILAAYDVTYSLGDGLRPGSIADANDEAQFAELRTLGELNTIAKRFHVQTMIEGPGHVPMHKIKENIDLQQEICEEAPFYTLGPLTTDVAPAYDHITSGIGAAMIAWWGTAMLCYVTPKEHLGLPNRDDVKTGVITYKIAAHAADLAKGHPGAQEWDDALSDARFEFRWEDQFNLALDPDTAREFHDETLPAEPAKTAHFCSMCGPKFCSMKISQDIRREHGGSRTEIEEGMAQKSKEFAAAGNRVYLPLTD; encoded by the coding sequence ATGACCAACAAGGACGCACGCACGCCTGCCTCCACGCAGGACCCGACGGGCACGTCGGAGAACGGGGAGGCCGGGAAGTCCATCGGCTGGCACAAGGCGTACGTCGAGGGCACCCGCCCCGATCTGCGGGTGCCGGTCCGCCAGGTGCACCTCACCAACGGGCAGTCGGTCACGCTGTACGACACTTCGGGCCCATACACCGATCCGCTGGTCGGCACCGACGTCCGCCGGGGGCTGACACCGCTGCGGGAGAACTGGATCACCGCCCGCGGCGACACCGAGGAGTACGAGGGCCGCCCCGTCCGTCCCGAGGACGACGGGATCAGGCACACCTCTCCGCGCGGCGGTCTGCGTAATCTGGACGCCGTCTTCCCCGGCCGGCCGCGCCAGCCGCGCCGGGGCCGCGGGGGCCGGGCGGTCACGCAGCTGGCGTACGCGCGGCGCGGCGAGATCACGCCCGAGATGGAGTTCGCGGCGATCCGGGAGAACGTCGCGCCCGAAGTGGTCCGCGAGGAGATCGCGGCGGGCCGGGCCGTGCTGCCGGCCAACGTCAACCACCCCGAGATCGAGCCGATGATCATCGGCAAGCGGTTCCTGGTGAAGGTCAACGCCAACATCGGCAACTCCGCGGTGACCTCCTCCATCGAGGAGGAGGTCGAGAAGATGACCTGGGCGACCCGCTGGGGCGCCGACACGGTCATGGACCTCTCCACCGGCCGCAACATCCACACCACCCGCGAGTGGGTGCTGCGCAACTCCCCCGTCCCCATCGGCACCGTGCCGCTCTACCAGGCCCTGGAGAAGGTCGACGGCCGGGCCGAGGAGCTGACCTGGGAGATCTACAAGGACACGGTCGTCGAACAGGCCGAGCAGGGCGTGGACTACATGACGGTGCACGCGGGCGTGCGCCTCGCGTACGTGCCGCTCACCGCGCACCGCAAGACCGGCATCGTCTCGCGCGGCGGCTCGATCATGGCAGCGTGGTGTCTGGCGCACCACAAGGAGTCGTTCCTCTACGAGCACTTCGAGGAGCTCTGCGAGATCCTCGCCGCATACGACGTCACGTACTCGCTCGGCGACGGCCTGCGGCCCGGCTCCATCGCGGACGCCAACGACGAGGCGCAGTTCGCGGAGCTGCGCACGCTCGGGGAACTCAACACGATCGCGAAGCGCTTCCACGTGCAGACCATGATCGAGGGCCCGGGGCACGTCCCGATGCACAAGATCAAGGAGAACATCGACCTCCAGCAGGAGATCTGCGAGGAGGCCCCGTTCTACACGCTCGGCCCGCTGACCACCGACGTCGCGCCGGCGTACGACCACATCACCTCCGGCATCGGTGCCGCGATGATCGCCTGGTGGGGCACGGCCATGCTCTGCTACGTCACGCCCAAGGAGCACCTGGGCCTGCCCAACCGCGACGACGTCAAGACCGGCGTCATCACCTACAAGATCGCCGCCCACGCCGCGGACCTCGCCAAGGGGCACCCGGGCGCCCAGGAGTGGGACGACGCGCTGTCCGACGCCCGCTTCGAGTTCCGGTGGGAGGACCAGTTCAACCTGGCCCTCGACCCGGACACGGCACGGGAGTTCCACGACGAGACCCTCCCGGCGGAACCCGCCAAGACGGCCCACTTCTGCTCGATGTGCGGTCCGAAATTCTGTTCGATGAAAATCTCCCAGGACATCCGCCGTGAACATGGCGGCAGCCGTACCGAGATCGAGGAGGGAATGGCGCAGAAGTCGAAGGAGTTCGCCGCGGCGGGCAATCGCGTGTATCTCCCCCTCACCGACTGA
- a CDS encoding low molecular weight protein-tyrosine-phosphatase, whose product MTYRVCFVCTGNICRSPMAESVFRARVVQAGLDGLVEVDSAGTDGWHEGEGADPRTVTVLREHDYDAGHTARRFDPSWFARLDLVIALDSGHLRALRRLAPTERDAEKVRLLRSYDPAADGDPDVPDPYYGGAEDFAACLEMVETASTGLLAAVREQVEGHAA is encoded by the coding sequence ATGACCTACCGCGTCTGCTTCGTCTGCACCGGCAACATCTGCCGCTCCCCGATGGCCGAGTCCGTCTTCCGCGCGCGGGTGGTTCAGGCCGGTCTCGACGGCCTGGTCGAGGTGGACAGCGCCGGTACGGACGGCTGGCACGAGGGCGAGGGCGCCGATCCGCGCACGGTGACCGTGCTGCGGGAGCACGACTATGACGCCGGTCACACGGCCCGGCGGTTCGACCCCTCCTGGTTCGCCCGCCTCGATCTCGTGATCGCGCTCGACTCCGGCCACCTCCGGGCGCTGCGCCGCCTCGCCCCCACGGAACGGGACGCGGAGAAGGTGCGTCTGCTGCGTTCCTACGACCCCGCGGCGGACGGCGATCCCGACGTACCGGATCCCTACTACGGGGGCGCGGAAGATTTCGCCGCATGTCTTGAGATGGTGGAGACGGCGAGCACCGGACTGCTCGCCGCGGTACGCGAGCAGGTGGAAGGACACGCGGCATGA